A single window of Granulicella sibirica DNA harbors:
- a CDS encoding amidase, whose product MSDTSVSSSVASSTRRRFLAACSAAGFGGTLLPGVLLGMVGRVEGQGAAGEGLPKITGAMIEGAAGIAGVRVTQEQIAMMLGDGETGGLEEQRGHVERIRGLGIPNAVAPAVVFDPVPGWMRVDAARKAARISKAPGVGGIAIGAGLEGTSDGLAFATVRELAELVRTKKVTSVGLTKMYLERLKRFDPRLHCVITLTEARAMERAAAADGEIAGGRYKGPLHGIPWGAKDLLAVKGYRTTWGAGGFEEQSFDYDAEVVRRLDEAGAVLVAKLSMGALASGDLWFGGRTRNPWNVRQGSSGSSAGSASAVAAGCVGFAIGTETLGSISSPSTRCGVTGLRPSFGLVPRTGAMALTWSMDKIGPICRSVEDCAMVLSAIYGPDGKDLSVKDASFNWDAEFDWKTLRVGYFKAAFEAPKADEEEKEPVGATAAEMEAYRGRVAGRREFLARQSYDLKYNVAAVEKLRAMGVALIPVEMPKFPFGSIVPVLEAEAAAAFDELTRSGQDGLLTGQKAGDWPNTFRVARFYSAVDYVQAMRARTLAVGLMAELFKTVDVIVTPSSGTQLSATNLTGQPAVIVPNGVRGEDAPVPRVTEDGAAENVGGPGTPVSLTFLGALYSDARVASFARAYQEATGFHRLRPGLA is encoded by the coding sequence ATGAGCGATACGTCTGTTTCTTCTTCGGTTGCGTCTTCGACGCGGCGGCGGTTTCTTGCGGCTTGTTCGGCGGCGGGGTTTGGGGGGACTTTGCTGCCGGGGGTGCTGCTCGGGATGGTGGGGCGGGTTGAGGGGCAGGGGGCGGCGGGGGAGGGGTTGCCGAAGATTACGGGGGCGATGATCGAGGGGGCGGCGGGGATCGCGGGCGTCAGGGTGACGCAGGAGCAGATTGCGATGATGCTCGGGGATGGCGAAACCGGGGGGCTCGAGGAGCAGCGGGGGCATGTGGAGCGGATTCGGGGGTTGGGGATTCCGAATGCGGTGGCTCCGGCGGTGGTGTTCGATCCGGTACCGGGTTGGATGCGGGTGGATGCGGCGAGGAAGGCGGCGCGGATCAGCAAGGCTCCGGGGGTGGGGGGGATTGCGATCGGGGCGGGGCTGGAGGGGACGTCGGATGGGCTGGCGTTTGCCACGGTGCGGGAGCTGGCAGAGCTGGTGCGGACGAAGAAGGTGACGTCGGTTGGGCTGACGAAGATGTACCTGGAGAGGTTGAAGCGGTTCGATCCGCGGCTGCATTGCGTGATTACGCTGACGGAGGCTCGGGCGATGGAGCGGGCGGCGGCGGCGGATGGGGAGATTGCGGGGGGACGGTATAAGGGTCCGCTGCACGGGATTCCGTGGGGGGCGAAGGATCTGCTGGCGGTGAAGGGGTACAGGACGACGTGGGGGGCGGGTGGGTTCGAGGAGCAGAGCTTCGATTACGACGCGGAGGTGGTGAGGCGACTGGATGAGGCGGGGGCGGTGCTGGTGGCGAAGCTGTCGATGGGGGCGCTGGCTTCGGGGGATTTGTGGTTTGGGGGGCGGACGAGGAATCCGTGGAATGTGAGGCAGGGGTCGAGCGGGTCGTCGGCGGGGAGCGCGAGCGCGGTGGCGGCGGGATGCGTGGGGTTTGCGATCGGGACGGAGACGCTGGGGTCGATCTCTTCGCCTTCGACCAGGTGTGGGGTGACGGGGTTGCGGCCCAGTTTTGGGCTGGTTCCGAGGACGGGAGCGATGGCGCTGACGTGGTCGATGGATAAGATCGGGCCGATCTGCCGGTCGGTGGAGGACTGCGCGATGGTGTTGTCGGCGATTTATGGGCCGGATGGGAAGGATCTTTCGGTCAAGGACGCGAGCTTCAATTGGGATGCGGAGTTCGACTGGAAGACGCTGCGGGTGGGGTACTTCAAGGCGGCTTTCGAGGCTCCGAAGGCTGACGAGGAGGAGAAGGAGCCGGTGGGGGCGACGGCGGCGGAGATGGAGGCTTATCGGGGGAGGGTGGCGGGGCGGCGGGAGTTTCTGGCGAGGCAGAGCTATGACTTGAAATACAACGTTGCGGCGGTGGAGAAGCTTAGGGCGATGGGGGTTGCGCTTATCCCCGTCGAGATGCCTAAGTTTCCGTTCGGGTCGATTGTGCCGGTGCTGGAGGCGGAGGCTGCGGCGGCTTTTGACGAGTTGACGCGGAGTGGGCAGGATGGGCTGCTGACGGGGCAGAAAGCCGGGGATTGGCCGAATACGTTTCGGGTGGCGCGGTTTTATTCGGCGGTGGATTATGTGCAGGCGATGCGGGCCCGGACGCTGGCTGTTGGGCTGATGGCGGAGTTGTTCAAGACGGTGGACGTGATTGTGACGCCTTCTTCGGGGACGCAGTTGTCGGCGACGAATCTGACGGGGCAGCCGGCGGTGATTGTGCCGAATGGGGTGCGAGGGGAGGATGCTCCTGTGCCGAGGGTGACGGAGGATGGGGCGGCGGAGAATGTTGGTGGGCCGGGGACTCCGGTGAGTCTTACGTTTCTTGGGGCTTTATATAGCGATGCGCGAGTGGCGTCTTTCGCGAGGGCTTACCAGGAGGCTACGGGGTTTCACCGGCTGAGGCCGGGGTTGGCTTAG
- a CDS encoding DUF2157 domain-containing protein, with protein sequence METPESLLTRWQAAGLIDDPTAARIRAYESAHARPANRQWQVLLALILGCILLSAGVLLFVAAHWDALSPTSRLTLVLSMLAFFHGIGLLVHQRFPGLATAMHAVGTVSCGAAIALIGQIFNMQEHWPAAILLWALCAAAGWLLLRDQFQQTLTLLLIPAWIACEWADGAQNYTVANTYLARAGLVLAIVYLAAFLRSRRRAVFGILFAAGAILAPVSIGFLAEEAWRNNSFLSQTGFLPVSGQILAAALILAVIACGWLADRRSAPPAAIAAALAYALPWAQAVQNGGTLAHPWTTSEPNLLAYALVAASAVFLVWWGVHILSPALVNYGIVAFALTVAWFYFSSVMDKLNRSLGLIVLGVLFLAGGWALEQTRRRLVNAMSISATPEVNP encoded by the coding sequence ATGGAGACCCCCGAAAGCCTCCTCACCCGTTGGCAGGCCGCCGGCCTCATCGACGACCCCACCGCGGCCCGCATCCGGGCTTACGAATCCGCCCATGCCCGTCCCGCCAACCGCCAGTGGCAGGTCCTCCTCGCTCTCATCCTTGGCTGTATCCTCCTCTCCGCCGGAGTCCTCCTCTTTGTCGCCGCCCACTGGGACGCGCTTTCGCCCACCTCCCGCCTCACCCTCGTCCTGTCGATGCTCGCCTTCTTCCACGGCATCGGCCTCCTTGTCCACCAGCGCTTCCCCGGCCTCGCCACCGCCATGCACGCCGTCGGCACCGTCTCCTGCGGCGCGGCCATCGCCCTCATCGGCCAGATCTTCAACATGCAGGAGCACTGGCCCGCCGCCATTCTCCTATGGGCTCTCTGCGCCGCCGCCGGATGGCTTCTCCTCCGCGACCAGTTCCAGCAGACCCTCACCCTCCTCCTCATTCCAGCCTGGATCGCCTGCGAGTGGGCCGACGGTGCCCAGAATTACACCGTCGCCAACACATACCTTGCCCGCGCCGGTCTCGTCCTCGCCATCGTCTACCTCGCCGCCTTCCTGCGCTCCCGCCGCCGCGCCGTCTTCGGCATTCTCTTCGCCGCCGGAGCCATTCTCGCCCCGGTCTCGATCGGCTTCCTCGCCGAAGAGGCCTGGAGGAACAACTCCTTCCTCTCACAAACCGGCTTCCTCCCCGTATCCGGCCAGATCCTGGCAGCCGCCCTCATCCTCGCCGTGATCGCCTGCGGCTGGCTGGCCGACCGTCGCAGCGCACCACCCGCGGCCATCGCAGCGGCGCTCGCCTACGCACTCCCCTGGGCTCAGGCGGTTCAAAACGGCGGCACGCTCGCCCATCCCTGGACCACATCCGAACCCAACCTCCTCGCTTACGCTCTCGTCGCCGCCTCCGCCGTCTTTCTCGTCTGGTGGGGCGTCCACATCCTCAGCCCGGCCCTGGTGAACTACGGCATTGTCGCCTTCGCCCTCACCGTCGCCTGGTTCTACTTCTCAAGCGTCATGGACAAGCTCAATCGCTCCCTCGGCCTCATCGTCCTCGGAGTCCTCTTTCTCGCCGGCGGATGGGCCCTCGAGCAGACCCGGCGTCGCCTGGTAAACGCCATGTCTATAAGCGCGACGCCCGAGGTGAACCCATGA
- a CDS encoding ATP-binding cassette domain-containing protein: MSEGLLVEARGLVKEYPRGAGVARVVDGVSFSIGKGETLGLVGESGSGKSTVARMLLRLVEPTAGEVRFDGEDVLGARKGELRAMRRKMQIVFQDPYAALNPRMRVSQILAEPFAIHGEKPDCGVEARVLQLLGQVGLEAGALRRYPHEFSGGQRQRINIARALALRPKFLVLDEPVSALDVSVGAQVINLLKDLQASHGLTYLFISHSMPLVRYLCDRVAVMQGGRLVEMGDVEQVCSAPKDAYTQRLIAATPVMPGEGG; this comes from the coding sequence ATGTCCGAGGGGTTGCTGGTGGAGGCGCGGGGTTTGGTGAAGGAGTATCCGCGGGGGGCGGGTGTGGCCCGGGTGGTGGATGGAGTTTCGTTCTCGATTGGCAAGGGCGAGACGCTTGGGCTGGTGGGGGAGTCGGGGTCGGGGAAGAGTACGGTGGCTCGGATGCTGTTGAGGCTCGTGGAGCCTACAGCGGGTGAGGTGCGGTTTGATGGGGAGGATGTGCTCGGTGCGCGTAAAGGCGAGTTGCGGGCGATGCGGCGGAAGATGCAGATCGTCTTTCAGGATCCGTATGCGGCGCTGAATCCTCGGATGCGGGTGTCGCAGATCCTGGCGGAGCCGTTCGCGATTCATGGGGAGAAGCCGGACTGCGGTGTTGAGGCGCGGGTGCTCCAGTTGCTCGGCCAGGTGGGGCTGGAGGCGGGAGCGCTGCGGCGTTACCCGCATGAGTTCTCCGGCGGGCAGAGACAGAGGATCAATATCGCGCGGGCGTTGGCGCTGCGGCCTAAGTTTCTTGTGCTGGATGAGCCGGTGAGCGCGCTCGACGTGAGCGTGGGGGCGCAGGTGATCAACCTGCTGAAGGATCTGCAGGCGTCGCATGGGTTGACGTATTTGTTTATCTCGCACTCGATGCCTCTGGTGCGGTATCTGTGTGACCGGGTGGCGGTGATGCAGGGGGGACGGCTGGTAGAGATGGGAGATGTCGAGCAGGTCTGTTCGGCGCCGAAGGATGCCTATACGCAGAGGCTGATTGCGGCGACTCCGGTGATGCCGGGTGAGGGTGGCTGA
- a CDS encoding sulfite exporter TauE/SafE family protein: MISGLSTHWNFVWLVAASFLAGVMNAMAGGGSFISFPAMIAMGVPPVEANATNTVALWPGQLTSLAALRGDMRKDLLPLISVASILGGVGGAITLLKTKQVTFMHLIPWLMLGGALIFGVSGPISKWLRSRSKAHPDHVGERPLPLMWVFLCTIPVCFYIGYFGAGGGFLIMTILALFGVEEMHVLNSLKVLAACLSNFCAIVTFVISGRVLWHYCLISMVFAAGGGWVGAKYARRTNPDVLRAIVVSTGCVIAGYFFWKG; encoded by the coding sequence ATGATTTCTGGATTAAGTACGCACTGGAACTTCGTTTGGCTGGTGGCTGCCTCGTTTCTTGCCGGGGTGATGAACGCGATGGCGGGTGGGGGCTCGTTTATCTCGTTTCCGGCGATGATCGCGATGGGGGTACCTCCGGTCGAGGCGAATGCGACGAATACGGTTGCGCTTTGGCCGGGTCAGTTGACCTCCCTGGCGGCGCTCCGCGGGGATATGCGGAAGGATCTGCTGCCGCTGATCTCGGTGGCTTCGATTCTTGGCGGGGTGGGTGGGGCGATTACGCTGCTGAAGACGAAGCAGGTGACGTTCATGCACCTGATCCCGTGGCTGATGCTTGGCGGGGCGCTGATCTTCGGGGTGAGCGGGCCGATTTCGAAGTGGCTGCGGTCGCGGTCGAAGGCACATCCGGATCATGTGGGCGAGAGGCCGCTGCCGTTGATGTGGGTGTTCCTGTGCACGATTCCGGTTTGCTTTTACATCGGGTATTTCGGCGCTGGCGGCGGGTTCCTGATCATGACGATCCTGGCGCTGTTCGGCGTGGAAGAGATGCACGTGCTGAACTCGCTGAAGGTTCTTGCGGCCTGCCTCTCAAACTTCTGCGCGATCGTGACGTTCGTGATCAGCGGACGGGTGCTGTGGCACTACTGCCTGATCTCGATGGTGTTTGCGGCGGGCGGCGGATGGGTGGGCGCGAAGTACGCGCGGAGGACAAACCCGGATGTGCTGCGGGCGATTGTGGTGTCGACCGGGTGTGTGATCGCGGGGTACTTTTTCTGGAAGGGTTGA
- a CDS encoding DUF971 domain-containing protein, producing the protein MSHEGIRIVSQEQAEREAQPEVKLPVDAVTPAKVRVMKTEGTGVEIDWRDGHRSKWTFAWLREACPCATCHEARDADGRKPGIPKAQPATLLPMFKEKIRPLEANAVGKYALRFKWNDGHESGIYSWEYLRRLPEGAEV; encoded by the coding sequence ATGAGTCATGAGGGAATTCGGATTGTGAGCCAGGAGCAGGCGGAGCGGGAGGCTCAGCCCGAGGTGAAGCTGCCTGTGGATGCGGTGACTCCGGCGAAGGTCAGGGTGATGAAGACGGAAGGGACGGGCGTCGAGATCGACTGGCGGGACGGGCACAGGAGCAAGTGGACGTTTGCGTGGCTGCGAGAGGCTTGTCCGTGTGCTACTTGCCATGAGGCAAGAGACGCGGATGGGAGGAAGCCGGGGATTCCAAAGGCGCAGCCGGCTACGCTGCTTCCAATGTTCAAGGAGAAGATTCGTCCGCTGGAAGCGAACGCTGTCGGGAAGTATGCGCTTCGGTTCAAGTGGAACGATGGGCATGAGAGCGGCATCTACTCGTGGGAGTATCTGCGGCGATTGCCGGAAGGAGCGGAGGTTTAG
- a CDS encoding DUF3050 domain-containing protein: MEMVGWNDAQPVALQELAERLKPLYVRLAEHKLYRTFRSIEDLRLFMEAHVFAVWDFMSLLKTLQRGLTCVEVPWVPSTFPVSRRLINEIVLGEESDLYAGRPASHFEIYLSAMRLCGASTAAIDGFISGVRRGVAVEELLDGIPAAAREFVRTTFGCIATGKLHAVAAAFTFGREDLIPDMFRSFIRDQNEAMSGRLEMLRWYMERHIEVDGDEHGPMALRMIAELCGSDEVRWTEAGEAAEEALLARIALWDGIVVGIETGRLVGVR, from the coding sequence ATGGAGATGGTGGGTTGGAACGATGCGCAGCCGGTGGCGCTGCAGGAGCTTGCGGAGAGGCTGAAGCCGCTTTATGTGCGACTGGCGGAGCATAAGCTTTATCGGACCTTTCGGTCGATTGAAGACCTGCGGCTGTTTATGGAGGCGCATGTGTTCGCGGTGTGGGACTTCATGTCGCTGCTGAAGACGCTGCAGCGTGGGTTGACCTGCGTTGAGGTGCCATGGGTGCCAAGTACGTTTCCGGTTTCGCGCAGGCTGATCAATGAGATTGTGCTTGGGGAAGAGAGCGATCTCTATGCGGGGAGGCCGGCGAGCCACTTCGAGATTTATCTCTCGGCGATGCGGCTTTGCGGGGCTTCGACGGCGGCGATCGATGGGTTTATCTCAGGCGTGCGGCGTGGGGTTGCGGTTGAGGAGTTGCTGGATGGGATTCCGGCGGCGGCCCGGGAGTTTGTCCGGACTACGTTTGGGTGCATTGCGACGGGTAAGCTGCATGCAGTGGCGGCGGCGTTTACGTTTGGCCGGGAGGATTTGATTCCGGATATGTTTCGGAGCTTCATTCGGGATCAGAATGAGGCTATGTCCGGGCGGCTCGAGATGCTGCGGTGGTACATGGAGCGGCATATCGAGGTCGATGGGGATGAGCATGGACCGATGGCGCTGCGGATGATCGCGGAGTTGTGTGGGTCAGATGAGGTTCGCTGGACGGAGGCGGGTGAGGCCGCGGAAGAGGCTTTGCTGGCGAGGATTGCGCTTTGGGATGGGATCGTGGTGGGGATTGAGACGGGGCGGCTGGTTGGGGTGAGATAG